The Mus caroli chromosome 9, CAROLI_EIJ_v1.1, whole genome shotgun sequence DNA window gaactctctgtgtagatcaggctggcctcgaattcacagtcAGCCGCCTGTGCCTCTCGAGTGAGGGAATTAAAGCTCTGCCACTTTTGGCTCCCCAAGTTCTCTAGCTCTGCTCTCCCATGCCCACCACCAGACTCACGCAGCTGCACTAGCACTGGAGCACTGGCCACGCCCACACCAGCACTGGTAGCTGCTGCCACCAGGGCTCGATAGATCTGGCCCGGTAGCAGTCCGCTGAACGTCACAGAGCGTGCCCAACCTGCTGCAGATCGATTGAGGTGGAATCGGCTTTCATTACCCAGGCACCAAATCTAGAGAGATCCCGGATACAAGCGTGGTCAGGAGCTGGATTTAGGTCCCAAGGAAAAACGAGGTTGCAGCTAGGGGAAACTGGAGACAATGCTTTGAACCCGTTTCCTCTCTCTCAGACGTTTCCCAGACCCAAAGATTACCTCCATCCTCCGCCATAACTTTTGGCCCTATGTCTCACCTCCCCTAACCCACTCCCAGTGCCCAGCCCACTCACCCAATCCCCAGGCTAACTCTGTACCTGGTATTCAGTGATGACCCCATTTCGCTGGGAGGGAAGTGGAGGCTCCCAGGATACAGTGACACTGCTGTTGCGATCACCCCCCAAGGCCACAGCCACTCCCTGAGGGGGGCCACTGGGGGCTAGCCCAGGGTGGAGCATGGTAAGAAGAAGGACACAGACGGTCATTGCAAGCTGCCTCAAGTTTCATCCTCCCAGTTCTTACATGACAGAACATCCTCCCTTCCTACATTGCTGTTCaaatctccctcctcttcctcctctccagtcTATATCACTCTGCATCACATCCTTACCCTCCTCGGGAATGCTCCTGGTCACAAAAGGGCTTTcagcccccagcccctcctgGCCTTGGACTTGCACCTTGATCTGGATTTGGGCCCCTGGGGGCAGTCCTCTTAGCACAGTACTTTGCTTGTGTGGACTCTGTAGGTCTAGCATTGTCCAGCTTCCCTGGTCAAGGCCTGCAATCCTCCAAGACACACGGAATCCTTGCACCAGCTGGACTGGACCATCCACCTATAGGAAATAGAGAAGAGTGTGTTCGAGTCCCGGAGGAGGCTGCAGCCACACAGGACTTCCAAGCCCAAACCCTATTCCGCTCCTGCCTTCCCTAGCCTCTCATCCATGACTCCCCATCACTCCTCAGATGCCCTCATGGCCCCCATCGCCATGCCATCTCTAACCACATCCCTATGCCACACTCACAGTCCAGGAAACCTGCAGAGTTCTGGGCCCAAGGACAGTGGGCTCCTGCATTCGCACAGCCACTTCCCCTCGCTGGCCTTTCCACGGGTCCTCCGCTGGCCTAGATAGGCTGCTGTCTGCTGAGCAAAGAGCCCAGTCAGCAGGGGCCACCAAAGGCAAGACTGTTGTACTAAGGCTATGTTTATCTTCTGTCTCTGCCAGGCTCACAGACTGTAATGCATTGCTGCATAGCACAGCTGCGTTAGGGGAATCTTTTACAGAGGTAACCAGGAGGAGAGGCTAGTAtgaattttcttttcccttctgcaTTCATTAAAGGCCTCAAATCATTGTCTCCTATGTGCACTTGATTCCCCCAAGTCCCTTTTAGCCTTAACAATCTTGTACTGCATGTGGTTAAGAGGTTCAATGGTAAGGCGTTACTGAGATGGATGCCGATCACATGCCCTcattttcccctcctccccttcttggGCCTTCCATGAAAGAGAAGCATGACTTCCTGCTGTAGTCTGGGGCCATCGGTATAGACCTGGCATATCAAAAGAAAATCTGGTGTACTGCCACCATTCTGTGGTTTGGATGGGGTGAGGGCTACTCTCTGCTGTCCCTCATTCATACTCAGGCCCATAAGGCCTCTGGCCTTACCCTGGGTTTGAACAGGCTCAGAGACAGGACTGGGTTCACTGAGGCCCCAGGCTCCAACGGCTCTCACTAGGAATAAGTAGATGGTGTTGGGCTGCAGGCCACTGATGGTGTAAGTTTCCAGCTGCACCCCATCGGCCACCGTCCGCCACGTGTTGCCAGCTGCTTGGctaagaaggaaagagatggcAGGAGTGTCTAATCCAGGAATGCCCAACCTGTCTACTCAGTTTCACCCATTCCCTAGAGAACTTTATCTTGGGAGAGAAGGCCTAGACAATCATTTTTCCAAAATAGCAAAAGTCCTAAGGACATAGGATCCCCCCTCTTTTTAACTCTCTGGCTTTGTATTCAACAATTGTTTCCatgggcctggagagacagctcagtaggtaaaggcctGCTGAGGACTTTAAAGTCctgcaagcacgaggacctgagttcacatcccatGCACCCACATAAACCCCAGGTATGGTGGCACGCATCTCTAAATCTTAGCATttgttgggggaggagggtagagacaggcagatcctcaGAGCTGACAAGTCAGCCTGTCTAACCAATTAGTGAGACCCAGATTCAAAGCAAGACTGTTTTACAGACCCTAGGGGAGGCCACTTGATACTATGCTGTGGTctctatgtgcacatatacacctacacatgtacacttgcaagcacacagacacacaacatcCTCTCCATACCTGAAGGCCTCTATCACATAGGAGGTAGCTGTGGCCCCAGACTGTGGATTGGGCTTCCAGGTCAAGGTAATGCTGTTTGCGGTTACTTCTGTGACTATTGGCTGAGAGGGAGGCCCTGGAGGATTACTGGGTCCTGTTGCTGGACCTGGTGATGCTCCCCAATCTTCTGCAGTGATAGATTATCATTAGATAGATAGACTGGTGAAGGAAGTGAGACATGCCTCCTTCCTAGAAAAGCTGTGGAGCTCCAAAAGTGGCAATGGCTATGAGGTAGCATAGTATATTAACCCAGACTcacatctgcctcccgagtgcaccAGTTCATCCTCATCCCCACCAACATAGTGTTTGGAAGATAAAATTAAGCCTGAGGCTTGGAAGATATTGGCTATTCTTAAAACAAACCTGGAGAAAGCTACTGCAAGACTAGACTGATGGATAAACTTACCTCGCTTCCTAAGCCAGCTATTCCATGTGGCCTCCCCTATGGAACTCTTGGCCACACAGCTGTAGAAACCCATGTCCATCTCCTGTAGGAGAAGGTAGAGTGCTGGCCCACTGGGAATGGAGCAAAGTAGGGTGAAGGGGTGGAGAGGCAGGTAAcagaaggatgaggaggatgcTGGATACTTTAGGAAGTCTGAGAGAGCAGAGAGGTAGAAATGGATTAGATGCCTAGTTGGTACTTACTAGAGTTGGAATGTGGACCAGATAGCTATTTTCCAGTTACAAGGATTCCAGGGATGTCACTCACCTGTATGCTGACAATGTGTAGAGTGCCATTGTCCATTAAGTTGAACTGTGAGTCATCCCCCTGCAGCCACCTCTCATccttcttccactggatgttggGCTGGGGGTTTCCAATCACTCTGCATGGCAGCCATACAGAAGAGCCAAGTACCAGTGTCTGATTGGCTGGTCCCTGGAGAATGATGGGAGGTAGCCCATCTATggaggctgagagagggagaacttGGGTCAGGAAACCTTTGTCCTTCTGCCTTATTTGTTTCATCACCTCATTCCTCCCTCCTTGTCATCCAAGAGGGCTTTGACTGGGACTATTTTGCTGCTAGTTTCCAAACATCAAGAATGTCCCTCAGAAAAATGTCATTTCCCCTTTAGACACATTGAACAGCATCCAAGGGAAACATCTCTTTAAACAATGTCTTTGCAGATTCTGGGTCCAACCCACTCTCCACGAACACATACCTCCTTTTATCTCTAATAGGGCCTTTGCTAGGATGCTACCAGCCACACTGACAGCCTGGCACACATAGTAGCCACCATCCCCGATCTTTACTTCAGTGATGTTGAGCTGGCCTCTTGGAGAGACTAAGAGGCGTCCCATGGGCTGGAGTGACTGACTAGGGAAAAGCAGGACCTAGGATAGAGCAAGGAAACAAGATGGGGAATGGGCAGGATGTAGAGAACCCTATACCTGCTGAGCGAAACTCTAAGATTTTAGTTTGCACTCTGCCTCCAACCATTGACATGATCCAAATTAGTTAGGGTAACTGACAAAAAGGACAGGCATTTATTAGAAGCTCTTGGGGTCCATGCCCCAGTTCTGTGACTTTATTGGTTGAGAAACTCTAAGAAACTAAGCTCTGagataaggcaggaggatcacaagttaaGAGACCAGCCTTAGCTCAGAAGATGAACCAcctggggtctggggagatggctcaggggttaagagcactggctgcttttctagaggccctgggttcagttcccagaatccagatagcagcttacaactgtctgtaattccagttctggtagaactgacaccctcatacaaacatacattcaaacaaaataccaatgaacatgaataaatcttttttttaaaaaaaaagaagagccaaCTAACCAACAACAACTAAAATAAAACCtctggagctggtgagatggctcagcggttaagagcgccgactgctcttccaaaagtcctgagttcaaatcccagcaaccacatgatggctcacaaccatccgtaacaaaaatctgataccctcttcaggagtgtctgaagacagctacagtgtacacacatataataaaataaataaataaataaataaatcttaaaaaacaaaaaaacctctgggCAAGTATATCTTTATGAGCCCCAGTTTCTCCAAACTTGGCTCTAAAAGCTTAGGGGTCAAACTCAGTATGAAGGAATCATGTCAATGTTTTATAAAGCACTGtgataaatgttaaatattttctggCTTAGTGTTTTACTTTCGATAGAgatgtgggaaggaaggaaaacaggttTGGGTCTCTGGACAACAGGCCAGGCTAAGACTCTGACTGAccctctcttactctttcctACCAACACCATTTTCATCCCCATGGGGACCTAATTAAAACATAACAGTCACAAGAACTGGAGACATTGGGAAATTGTGACTATGGGCTTGGGACAAAAATCTTGTAGTTTTCCTGAAGTGTGGAGATAATCAGATTTACTATAGTGACCCTGTAGCACAGTGCCCACTCTTTCCATAGAGAAAATCACTAAGGTTGTAAATTCCATTCTTTTGGGTAGTGTGATCTGGATTCGTTCACTAGGTGGAAaggagatggctgtgagcaccccTGGTGGAATGAGTGATCAATAGAGCAAATCGTCTACCCTAGGAAACTTTAATTCCTTCAATACTTGGTTTCCAGGTCCAAAAGCCAAGGTCCAGATAGTTTGGGGGAGGAAAAACTTAGCTAGATTTCTACTTTCAAGACAGCACTGGTCAACACATCAAGATTCTCTCAGAACTTGCCACTCCGAATTGCTCGGCACCACCTAACATATTGCTGCATTATCACTGAATTGTCCAAGGGCCCAGATGCTCCTGGCctttttatcttcattgttttatttgCCCCTCTCAACCTGCAAGAGTTTCTGGGACAGGAAACTGAGAGAGAAGTTTACAaaaagtggagggagagaaagatccAGAAGGAAAATTGGTCAGCGCTTTGGAATGAGCTACGTACTTGACTCCCTTCCTTCTGCCAGAAGATGGCAGGTGGAGGGTTTCCTTTGGTCTCACATTGGAATGACACGTTTTCTCCGGGAGCTACTGTCTGGTTCTGGGGCTTAGTCACAAATTGTGGTGggactgggaaggagagagacaaaaaAAGAAGCCGGATTCAGTGGTAGGGAAGTCCAAAGCTAGATTAATTGCTCAGATCTCTTTGGTTTGATCGTTTCTCTCTCCAGAAGTATCTCATGTGATCTACCCATGCctcctgttctctcctctctcccccattcTCCTCCAACACCACCCCTCATATCACCCCTGCAAGCTGACCCAGGAAGAGCCCTCACCGTGAACACTGAGGGAGCCAGATGCCTCTGCGCGGCCCACACTGTTCTCTGCTACACACGTGTATGTCCCCTCGTCTTCAGAGCTCACTTGGTCGATCCAAAGGCTGTGGTCACTCCGAATCTCATACCTGCTCCACTCCCCACACCAAGCTGGGTTGGTCACAGCTACAAACCCCGTCTCTCTCCCCCAGAACAAACACCAGGGTCAAGATAGGCAAGGGGCAGTTCAAATGGTACAGAAGATGGCACCCACTATATGAAGTAAGTTTAACCAGGGACCACTAGTTCTGGGAAATAAATTTCTCTATGCCATGGCCAGGTAGGGTCTGGAGTTCCTGGGTTCCCTCTGTTGTCAAAAGGAAGGGGCTTCTCACCTGCCAGTGGGCAGCTCCCCATCATCCTTGCGCCAGTGTAGATTGGGCTGGGGATCTCCCTGCACCTCACACAGGAAATTCACAGGGGCATCAGCCAGGACAACCTGGTTTATTGGTCTACGCAGAAATGAGGGACGCTCTACAGAGTAGGAGCCATTGAACTGTCAGGGGTACTGCACAGCTACTTGCTCACTGGGCTACATACTCCCATAACTCCAAAATGCCCGGTGCCTACCCAGTACCACAAGTTCAGCTGCCCCACTCTCTCGTTCTCCAGCCATGTTGGAggctacacacatatacatgccagCATCACTCTTGAATGTGTGTGACATCATCAGCTTTCCTCCACGTATCTGGGGAATAACAATGGTAAAATTGGTCCTTTACAGTCAAAATGTTTGTGATTGGTCCTTTACATCaaaatgtttgtgagtgtgtgcatgcttgtacatgtgtgtacatgtgtatgtaaatTTTACTTGGTTCCTTATAGTAAGCTAATGAAGTTGATTCATGTGTCAGATATGGGGGCTTTGGGGCATCATGGTGTTctctcttgactttttttttttttaggggaggGGTGCTCTAGAaatcattttgtagaccagactggctttaaattcaaggatctgcctgcctctgccacccaagtgctgggattagaggtatgcacCTACATACCCAAGCTCTttccacaaaaaaacaaaaacaaaaacaaacaaacaaaaacaaagacaaacctgAGTTCTTTACTTAGTAGCTTAGTTTCAAATCATCTTCTGTACAGTACCAAGACATTATTCATAGGTCTCAAGTCCCTTaagactagtggttctcaacattcctgaTGCTGCCATCCCTTAATgcatacaatttctttttttttaagatttatttattattatacataagtacattgtagctgtcttcagaggcaccagaagagggcatcagatctcattaccggtggttgtaagccaccacgtggttgctgggatttgaactcaggaccttcggaagagcagtcagtgctcttagccactgagccatctcaccagcccacatacagtttcttatgttgtggtgacccccaaccataaaaattttttgttggtacttcataactgtaattttgtgattgttatgaattgtaatgtaaatatttgatatccagaatatttgatatgcagcCCCCAAAGAGGTTACAGCCcagaggctgagaagcactgtctTAGACTCAAGACTTCCTCCTTTGAGGCATGTCCTAGATTcattgcctacatgtatgtgaatgtgtacacacatatacacacactcacggtgattgcctacatgtatgtgaatgtgtacacacatatacacacactcacggtgatccttccctcctcttccttaagCTTTATATTGCCTTTCTTCCAGGTCACCAAAGGCTCTGGGTGACCCTTAGGGGGCACACATTCCATTACTGCTGGCTCCCCCACCGCTACCACCACGTTCCCAGGCGATTGTCGGAAATCATCACGGAGGACTGAGAATAGAGAAGGGACCATGGGGAGAAAggtcagaaaaataaacaaggtaGAATGATGTTAACAGGAGCTGAGTGTCATAGGTCATAGGTCACAACTGACCTGGTTTCCTGAAATACCAAGTCAAATCTACTTCCTCCCCCATGGTCAAGGTTTGGTGTTAGAGACCAAAGGTCTCTGTCCCAAAAAAAGACGTTCATTGGACTGACCCCACTCCACCCCGCCCCCAGGCCGACTCTCTGTTGGCCTTCCGGAGTGCCCCAGGTTCTAGAAGCATCAGCTGACGAACTCTCTTACCAGCTACTTCCAGAGAGGCGTTTCTGCTAGCCGCTGCTCCCAGGTAGTTGCGAGCCACACAGGTGTAGACACCCTCGTCAGGCCGAGAGCGACGCCCGTGCACAATGCGGGGAAAGAAGAGGGCACCGCTGGGCAGCAGCAGACGGTGAGCACGCGGATCCTCCCGTGCAGTCGCCACGCGCGCCCCATTCTTGTACCACTCGATGTTGGGTCGAGGCCGGCCTTCGGCACGACAGGGCAGAGTAGCAGGCTCGCCCCTGGAAACCACCAGATCTGGCGGCTGCTCCACGATGCGTGGCATGGCATCTTCTGATCCAACTCTTGACCCTGGAGAAGAAGGTAACTCCAAGTACACAGGCAAAGCAACTGAGGGAAGACCAGGTTTGCTCTGAAGAGTAAGAGAACCCTCTGCCTCATTCATCTCCCATTCTTCCTTTGCTAGAGTCATCTACATCGGCCCACCTGTCCTCCTGCTCTGTAGGCTCTGGTAAGCCTTAGCCTGGAACAACGGAACCGCCCTCAGATAGCAGATCTATAGAGGGATCAGAGCACAGACTCCTAGGAAGGCTTCCTGGGTCTTCTTGAGATGCAGGCCTCATTTCTTGACTAGTGAGCGATGGCTGAGCATGCTTTGGTGAGGAACCTGTACCCTAGCAAGTTGAtttgcactcacacacactggaTCGCATATAATTCTTGTTCAGTGAGCAACCAACCATGCATACCATACCGCAGCAGACACTAGATTATTCATCTCTGATGATCTCTGCTCCCAcagatgaaatggacaaaattAATTGTCCTGGATTCTTCGTATAAGAAAAGCTGTTAAGGGCTGGGGCTAAGACTAGAAAAGTTCTTAATTTGAATGCTCTGAAGCCCCAGGTAATCACGGTTTTTCCCCCCCTATTTCCAGGAATCCTGTGAAGTCACAGAAATTAAACATGTTGGAAGTGGAAATTTGAGTGGCGCTGCTTTTCCTAAAAggtacagttttaaaaatcaagaaattccTATCCTCCTTACCTCTCTTGAAACCATTTCTCTGTACATTCTGCCCCTGTCTTTCTCTTGTCCTACAGACCTCCTTCCTGAAGCTGGTTCATCTCCTGCCTCAGGTTTGGGACCCAGGTGTCATCCTCATCCACAAATGTTCCCATGCCCCCATTGTATCCTCATTCTCACCTATGCAGGATAGTTAAATACTGAGCTCTCAGTCAGACCTATTCGCTTCTGCCAGTAGGCGGCGCTGAAGCCTTGCACAATCTGGTGTCCTTAAATAACCAGGGACTCTTGGGCGCATCTGTTCTGCGGCTCTCTCTCGCCCCCACCCCGCCTACCCTGTTCCAATATCCTCAGAGACCTCTTGGTTCTAAGCCCAGTGGGGGATTAGGTTTCGTTTCTTGCCCTTCCTTTTAAGAGTTCTGGTATAGAGAATGCTGGGGCATGGCGGGTGCAGGCTCCACCCTGGTAGTTGATTTGATTACTCGGAGTAAAATCAGTTTCTTTCCCACGTATGGAAGAGAATAAATTTCTCAGTCTTTTCCCTTCCAGATGGAAGGAATCTCTGCTGCTCACGCATCTCTTTCCTCTGTCCCATCCCAATCCTGTTTTGGAAACACTCCACCGAGAGAGGCCCCTGGAATGGCTAGAGCCCAGGTTTTGGCTTCGAAATACTCTGAGCTAGAATCTCAGATTTGACACTTCCCAGAGTTAGTAAGTTGGACATCTTATTTAATTGCAGCCCgttggtggcccatgcctgtaagcCCACTGCTCTGGGTGTGAAGGCGTCTAAGTTACATAGTCtaggtctcaaaaacaaaaaggttcAGGTCTCTAAATTTCACTTCCTTATCTGCAATGTGGGAGTTCAAAGCCCCCCAAAAGATGCAAGACACATCAGTAGCTATGACAAGTTTACCATTAtttaatatcctttcttccccagcacTTTAATATGGCTCCTACAGTTTCTACCTGAATGAGACTCTAGGCTCTAGTATTTCTAAACCCATCCCATCTCTACTTCAAAAACCTCTCATATGTGATGAAAATACACTTAAGTTCCCTGCTGCCAAGATTTTGCTCTATGCTTTTGTGGTCACTGCCCTATTCTTTATCCTCCatagctgtttttttgttttgttttgttttgttttttgttttgttttgttttgttttgtttttcttccctagTGGCAGTGTAGCGACCAACAACCATCGTCCCTCCCTGGCTTTTCAAGCTTAAGTAAAAAGGTAGATGTCTGGTATACAGCTCTAGGTGAGTAAAAAAATCCGAGAAAATAACTGCTTGGTCTCTTGGGATTCCTCAAAGGTGGCAAGACTGGAGAATCTCAGCCATCTTCAAACTCCTTCCACACAACACCCTTTTGATCCACCCTTTCCCTCTAATTCCTGCAGACACAGCCGAGAGCTCTCTTTCCCTGGAATTTCTTCCCTGTCATTCCTGGTCTCTGGAGATGCTTCGACAGCAGCCTAATGAATAGCTAATGGCCATGCAAATAGGGCTCTGGGGCTCCTCCCTTGCACCTGAGTACCaggggggagagacaggagggagggagggagggagagagagagagagagagagagagagagagagagagagagagagagagagagagagagagagagagagagagagagagagagagagcgcaaaggTGGACCGTGGCCAGAGTCCGAGGCCCTAGCCTAAGTTGGGCAGAGGCTTCCCAGAGGGAGAGTTCCCGACATAGCCAGCAGGGAGCGCGATCAGGCCTCTCTCCAGACTGCCTGCAGCGCTCAGGGGGGCAGCGCTGTCTCAAGTTATTTATTAATCACTGTAATTAGCAGTAACGACCTCGCCATCGCTCTGCCAGGCTGGGTCAGCTGTGGGTCTCACTGGGGATACAAGCTTAATACTAAGTTTCCTTGAGAAGATCGCTGACTTTGACCCTCCGCGTAAAAACACCTACAAAGTTGAGGGCTTTCCCACCCTTGCTCTGAGCGAGGTTTTTGAAAACTTTAGGTCCTGGAAGTGGCATCTGCTACTTGGGTGGATCACTTAGTGCCCGGTTTAGCCTTGGCCGACTGGCGACATCGTGCCCTCTTCTAACCTTCCTTCTTAGCTTGGAACTTGCCCTTTACAGTTCTCCCACCTGGGGTGGGTGTGGTAAGTGGATAGCaggagagatgaggaggaaggggCTCAGCAGCCCTCCACCACAGGCAAATACACCAACTCAGATGCTCCTTTGGGACCCCACTTCCCAGGAGGGCCCTGACAGGTGCCCCTGGGTCCTGGAAAGGATGGAGACCTTCCCTTCCAAGCAGCCCTCTCATCCCGATCTCCAAATCTAAGGTCCCCATCGAACAGTCTCACCATTGAGAGAGGGGTCTCCAGGAGGAAGCAGACTAGGGTTGAGCGCTGCCAGCGAGGAGTTGAAGCCGAAGAGTAGTTCGCTGGAGTTGGAGATGTCCCCGGCCAGGGAGTCCGCGAACAAGTTCATCTGTAGTAGTGTTTTAAGCAGGTAGCGCAGCATAGCGCAGCCCGCCTGGGTCTTGGGCAGGGGCCTCGGAGCCCAGGCCCTGGGTCTGGGACCCGTGGGCCGGGAGCCGTAAGCCCCTCCACAGCCTTTGCGCGCTGCGGCAGCCACGATGCCGCTGTCCTGCAGGCGTGCCTGGGTACCGGCCGTGCCTCTGCGCGGGCTGTCCTCCTTCGCTGGTTCTTCTCTCCACCCCCCAGTGCCAGAATCCCCTGGGAGCTGGGCGGGCGGAAAGCAGGTGCCACTCGGATCACACCGTAATTAAGGGCTTAATCCGCCTTCCTCCatacccccacctccaccagaATGGCCACTAGCAGGGCCGCGCGCAAGTTAGAGTCCCCGCCCCACACTCCTCTCATCAAATGTTGCTCTGAACCTGGCGggagactttctctctctctctctctctctccctctccctctccctctctctctctctctctctctctctctctctctctctctctctctctctctctccccgcgGACTGAGCATCTGTCAGACTCAGctcttctttctaaaattatagcaggaattatttcttttcttggacgtcagggaaactgaggcattgGGAGAACAGACACTATTGAGCTCTCAATGTCCCAGCTTCCAGTGCCTTTCAAATTCTGGGTCCTGGAAACGTGAGCGCAGGATGCTAGGATacctgggagtgggggtggaggggaagaagagaattcCACCGCTGGATCACCTCCCGCCCCACGTGCGCATCCGATTCCCCCTAATCCTGAGGTTTGCCACTAGGAACCCACAGGGATACAGCGATCCAACTTGACCTGGAGTCCTGCTCCAGATGCCCCCCGCCCGTCAGGAAATCTGGCCGGGTGCTCAGAACTGAGTAAAATTGGAGGAGACTCCGAGAATCCAGGCAGCACGCACCTATTAGCATAGTTCATTGCTCCACTATGACATGTTTTAGGAAGTTGTTTGACAGTTTTGAAGAGACCAAAAGTctagaacaaaggaagcaaagtGTCACAGACCGGGTGAATGTCAAATTGTGTGAAACTGCTGGAACCAGATAACAGCTGTTTATCCTCCGGGtcggggtgaggtggggtggggtgtgcaaCAGGAAAACGAAAGCCCCAGTTCTGTCTCGAATAGGGGTTATTTTAGCCTTGGAGATGTTGCAGTCAACCATCTTTGCTTTTGCCCCTCTCCTGCACACACTTTTTCTTAGACTGGAAATGATGTTGAATGTGGAGCAAGAGATCGTGGCTTTCCCATCCTGTAGGTTCTGCGGACAAGTAAGTGTTTGGATTGTTCTTAGGCTATGTAATCGTGCAGCGGCTGCTTCTGATCCGTAAGGGGACACCTGCACAGGAAGACAGCTCAGAGCGCTATAGGCTACTCAATTCCGGGATGGAAGATGAAGCTGTGGCAGATTCCAAACCGAAAGTAGGTCAAGAGTAGAGGAGCATGGCTCCACCAGCCAGTTTGTCCCTACAATCCAGTCTCCTGCCCACGGAATTCTGGGGGCATTTTTAGTGCTTCGGAGTCCTCGGTCCAGGACCAGAGAGCTCAAGGTGGGATGAACTAAATGGTGAGGGTTGATGGGGCTCAACAGTCCCACGGGACTTAGAGCCCTGGGAGCTGACACGCCAGTGTCATCTGTGGGTGCTGAACTGGGTCCCTGGTGCATCCACAGAAGACAAAACCTGGGC harbors:
- the Robo3 gene encoding roundabout homolog 3: MLRYLLKTLLQMNLFADSLAGDISNSSELLFGFNSSLAALNPSLLPPGDPSLNGSRVGSEDAMPRIVEQPPDLVVSRGEPATLPCRAEGRPRPNIEWYKNGARVATAREDPRAHRLLLPSGALFFPRIVHGRRSRPDEGVYTCVARNYLGAAASRNASLEVAVLRDDFRQSPGNVVVAVGEPAVMECVPPKGHPEPLVTWKKGNIKLKEEEGRITIRGGKLMMSHTFKSDAGMYMCVASNMAGERESGAAELVVLERPSFLRRPINQVVLADAPVNFLCEVQGDPQPNLHWRKDDGELPTGRYEIRSDHSLWIDQVSSEDEGTYTCVAENSVGRAEASGSLSVHVPPQFVTKPQNQTVAPGENVSFQCETKGNPPPAIFWQKEGSQVLLFPSQSLQPMGRLLVSPRGQLNITEVKIGDGGYYVCQAVSVAGSILAKALLEIKGASIDGLPPIILQGPANQTLVLGSSVWLPCRVIGNPQPNIQWKKDERWLQGDDSQFNLMDNGTLHIVSIQEMDMGFYSCVAKSSIGEATWNSWLRKREDWGASPGPATGPSNPPGPPSQPIVTEVTANSITLTWKPNPQSGATATSYVIEAFSQAAGNTWRTVADGVQLETYTISGLQPNTIYLFLVRAVGAWGLSEPSPVSEPVQTQDSSLSRPAEDPWKGQRGEVAVRMQEPTVLGPRTLQVSWTVDGPVQLVQGFRVSWRIAGLDQGSWTMLDLQSPHKQSTVLRGLPPGAQIQIKVQVQGQEGLGAESPFVTRSIPEEAPSGPPQGVAVALGGDRNSSVTVSWEPPLPSQRNGVITEYQIWCLGNESRFHLNRSAAGWARSVTFSGLLPGQIYRALVAAATSAGVGVASAPVLVQLPFPPAAEPRPEVSEGLAERLARVLRKPAFLAGSSAACGALLLGFCAALYRRQKQRKELSHYTASFAYTPAVSFPHSEGLSGSSSRPPMGLGPAAYPWLADSWPHPPRSPSAQEPRGSCCPSNPDPDDRYYNEAGISLYLAQTARGANASGEGPVYSTIDPVGEELQTFHGGFPQHSSGDPSTWSQYAPPEWSEGDSGARGGQGKLLGKPVQMPSLSWPEALPPPPPSCELSCPEGTEEELKGSSDLEEWCPPVPEKSHLVGSSSSGACMVAPAPRDTPSPTSSYGQQSTATLTPSPPDPPQPPTDIPHLHQMPRRVPLGPSSPLSVSQPALSSHDGRPVGLGAGPVVSYHASPSPVPSTASSAPGRTRQVTGEMTPPLHGHRARIRKKPKALPYRREHSPGDLPPPPLPPPEEETSWPLGLRAAGSMSSLERERSGERRVAQAVPLGAQPLGAQRGPHPDAALLGCAAEEAWLPYGRPSFLSHAQGTSTCSTAGSNSSRGSNSSRGSRGSRGPGRSRSRSRSQSQSQSQRPGRNRREEPR